From a single Oceanobacillus kimchii X50 genomic region:
- the alaS gene encoding alanine--tRNA ligase, whose translation MKSLTSAEIRQMFIDFFKEKGHSVEPSASLVPHEDPTLLWINSGVATLKKYFDGRVIPENPRIVNAQKSIRTNDIENVGFTARHHTFFEMLGNFSIGDYFKKEAMEWAWEFLTDEKWIDFDESLLSVTVHPEDDEAYDIWLNDIGIPKERIIRIEENFWDIGEGPSGPNTEIFYDRGEAYGNDSNDPELYPGGENNRYLEVWNLVFSQFNHNPDDTYTPLPKKNIDTGMGLERLTSIIQQVSTNFETDLFMPIIRETERISNRKYGVLEAEDTSFKVIADHIRTVSFAIGDGAMPSNEGRGYVLRRLIRRAVRFAKDLGINEPFMYQLVPVVGNIMKDFYPEVQKDKDYISDVIKVEEERFHETLNDGLTILTSIIEEERKKGSEVFPGEEVFRLYDTYGFPKELTEEYVEQQGFTVNQAGYEKEMSKQRERARSARQKVDSMQVQDTIFTEIKIESSFVGYNQLQKETTIEALIKDKKQIDEANQGDILYVFLKETPFYAESGGQVADNGWIYTENASAYVSDVQNSPNGQHIHQVEVKEGNFKVNEPVHAVVETTFRNHVIKNHTATHLLHQALKDVLGSHVNQAGSLVRPERLRFDFSHFHRVSAEELQQVEQKVNEKIWESLPVAIESKKIDEAKAMGAMALFGEKYGDIVRVVQIGDYSIELCGGCHVINTAEIGLFKIVQETGIGAGTRRIEAVTSKQAYDYLKTKLDLLHISAQKLKTTEEQLPDRIEGLQVELKESQKQVDSLSAKLSNLEASSILDEVKEISGVPLLAQEVNVKDMNQLRSMMDELKQKLSSGVILLATENNGKVQLVAGVTKDMLEKNMHAGNIVKQAATVCGGGGGGRPDMAQAGGKDPSKIKEALQSVEQYIAETVK comes from the coding sequence ATGAAGTCACTAACATCAGCAGAAATTAGACAAATGTTTATCGATTTTTTCAAAGAGAAAGGTCATTCTGTAGAGCCAAGTGCATCACTTGTACCTCATGAAGACCCGACACTATTATGGATAAATAGTGGAGTAGCTACATTAAAAAAGTACTTTGATGGTAGAGTTATTCCAGAAAATCCAAGAATTGTAAATGCACAAAAGTCGATTCGTACCAATGATATTGAAAATGTTGGTTTTACAGCAAGACATCACACGTTTTTTGAAATGCTAGGTAATTTTTCCATTGGAGACTATTTTAAAAAAGAGGCAATGGAATGGGCATGGGAATTCTTAACGGATGAAAAATGGATTGACTTTGATGAATCATTACTTTCTGTAACTGTCCATCCTGAAGATGATGAAGCGTATGATATTTGGTTAAATGATATCGGAATTCCAAAAGAACGCATTATCCGTATCGAAGAAAATTTTTGGGATATTGGTGAAGGGCCAAGTGGACCCAATACAGAAATTTTCTATGACCGAGGAGAGGCTTATGGTAATGATTCAAACGATCCTGAGCTTTACCCAGGAGGAGAAAATAATCGCTATTTAGAAGTGTGGAATCTTGTATTTTCTCAATTTAACCATAATCCAGATGATACGTATACTCCGCTTCCTAAGAAAAACATTGATACAGGAATGGGTTTAGAGCGTCTTACATCGATTATCCAACAGGTATCAACTAACTTTGAAACAGATTTATTTATGCCGATTATTCGTGAAACAGAACGAATTTCGAATCGGAAATATGGTGTTTTAGAGGCAGAAGATACCTCCTTTAAAGTAATTGCAGACCATATCCGAACAGTTAGTTTCGCTATTGGAGATGGAGCAATGCCTTCCAATGAAGGAAGAGGTTACGTTCTGCGTCGATTAATTCGCCGTGCAGTAAGATTTGCGAAGGACTTAGGTATTAATGAACCATTTATGTATCAGTTAGTACCAGTAGTAGGGAACATAATGAAAGATTTCTACCCAGAAGTCCAAAAAGATAAGGATTACATTTCTGACGTTATCAAAGTGGAAGAGGAACGATTCCATGAAACACTGAATGATGGCTTAACTATCTTAACTTCTATTATAGAAGAAGAGCGTAAAAAAGGTAGTGAGGTATTCCCAGGAGAAGAAGTATTCCGACTTTATGATACGTATGGTTTTCCAAAAGAATTAACAGAGGAATATGTCGAACAACAGGGCTTTACTGTGAATCAAGCTGGCTACGAAAAAGAAATGAGTAAACAACGAGAGCGCGCAAGGAGTGCACGTCAAAAAGTGGATTCTATGCAGGTGCAAGATACGATTTTCACTGAGATAAAAATAGAAAGTTCGTTTGTTGGCTATAACCAATTACAGAAGGAAACTACTATAGAAGCTTTAATAAAAGACAAGAAGCAAATTGATGAAGCGAATCAGGGAGATATATTGTACGTTTTCTTAAAAGAAACACCGTTTTATGCAGAAAGTGGGGGACAAGTAGCTGATAATGGGTGGATTTATACAGAAAATGCTTCTGCCTATGTTTCCGATGTTCAGAATTCACCAAATGGACAACATATTCACCAAGTCGAAGTTAAAGAAGGTAATTTCAAAGTTAACGAACCTGTTCATGCTGTTGTGGAAACAACTTTCCGAAATCATGTTATTAAGAATCATACAGCTACCCATTTATTACATCAAGCTTTAAAAGATGTATTAGGTAGTCATGTAAACCAAGCAGGATCACTAGTTCGTCCAGAAAGACTACGATTTGATTTCTCTCATTTCCATCGTGTTTCAGCAGAAGAATTACAACAAGTCGAACAAAAAGTAAATGAAAAAATATGGGAGTCATTACCTGTAGCAATTGAAAGTAAGAAAATTGATGAAGCAAAAGCAATGGGAGCAATGGCGTTATTTGGTGAAAAATATGGTGACATTGTTCGTGTTGTTCAAATTGGTGACTATAGCATTGAATTATGTGGTGGATGTCATGTAATAAATACTGCGGAAATTGGTTTATTTAAAATTGTACAGGAAACAGGGATCGGAGCGGGAACACGTCGTATTGAAGCTGTGACAAGTAAACAAGCTTATGATTATTTAAAGACAAAATTAGATTTATTGCATATTAGTGCTCAAAAACTAAAAACTACAGAAGAACAATTGCCTGATCGTATTGAGGGATTACAAGTTGAATTAAAAGAATCACAAAAGCAAGTAGATTCGTTAAGTGCTAAGTTATCTAACTTAGAAGCGTCTTCGATTCTTGATGAGGTAAAAGAAATTTCAGGGGTACCTTTACTTGCACAAGAAGTAAACGTTAAAGATATGAATCAATTACGTTCAATGATGGATGAATTGAAACAGAAGCTTTCTTCAGGAGTAATTTTACTTGCTACAGAAAACAATGGTAAAGTTCAACTAGTTGCTGGAGTTACAAAAGATATGTTAGAGAAGAACATGCACGCTGGAAATATTGTGAAACAGGCTGCTACTGTTTGTGGCGGTGGCGGTGGTGGCCGTCCAGATATGGCTCAAGCGGGTGGAAAAGACCCTTCTAAAATTAAAGAAGCTCTCCAATCCGTGGAGCAATATATAGCAGAAACCGTCAAATAA
- a CDS encoding AI-2E family transporter — MWKKIDRKTVIYYLVIGILVIITFYLFVITIPYYSGFFMFVGKLLIPFIIAMLITYLLHPVIEKLHQLHIHRGIAILLIYLIFFGGVGLSIYLGYPVIVQQISEISKNIPEFFSLYEQLILRVYEYTSFLPEGVHDRIDDMIASIESRIDQLLANLVGGFDGLIDKVIIITVIPVLVFYFLKDFKQILSFLGKFIPSRYRDDAKILMKELDKGLGGYIRGQLIVSLFVGIASFLLFMLMKIPYALLLASILAIVNIIPYFGPIIGAIPVITIAYTAGDSGKVLLVILAIFILQIIESNLLSPYIMGKTIRIHPVAIIFALLLGSQLGGLLGMILAVPILMIAKVIVQQFIEFRHT, encoded by the coding sequence ATGTGGAAAAAAATTGACCGAAAAACTGTCATCTACTATCTCGTAATAGGTATTTTAGTCATTATCACTTTTTATTTATTTGTAATTACTATCCCTTATTATAGCGGGTTCTTTATGTTTGTTGGAAAACTGTTAATTCCATTTATTATCGCCATGCTTATTACCTATTTATTACATCCAGTAATTGAGAAATTACATCAACTTCATATTCATCGAGGTATAGCTATCTTACTTATCTATCTTATTTTTTTTGGTGGTGTTGGTCTGTCGATTTATCTGGGATATCCAGTAATTGTGCAACAAATATCCGAGATAAGTAAGAATATACCGGAGTTCTTTTCACTCTATGAACAACTCATCCTTCGAGTGTATGAATATACTTCTTTCTTGCCAGAAGGTGTACATGACCGAATAGATGATATGATTGCATCGATTGAATCGCGAATAGACCAATTGCTTGCGAATTTAGTTGGTGGTTTTGATGGTTTAATCGATAAAGTAATTATTATTACTGTTATCCCTGTTCTTGTCTTTTATTTTTTAAAAGACTTCAAACAAATTCTTTCATTTTTAGGAAAGTTTATCCCTTCTCGATATCGAGATGATGCGAAGATTTTAATGAAAGAATTAGACAAAGGGTTAGGAGGATACATAAGAGGTCAATTAATTGTTAGTTTATTTGTTGGAATTGCATCATTTTTGTTATTTATGCTAATGAAGATACCCTATGCATTATTACTTGCAAGTATATTAGCGATTGTAAATATCATTCCTTATTTTGGACCGATAATTGGTGCAATTCCGGTGATTACAATTGCCTATACTGCAGGGGATAGCGGAAAGGTTTTACTTGTAATTTTAGCGATATTTATTTTGCAAATTATCGAAAGTAACTTATTATCTCCATATATAATGGGTAAGACAATTCGCATTCATCCAGTCGCAATTATTTTTGCACTATTATTAGGTAGTCAACTTGGAGGACTATTAGGAATGATTTTAGCAGTACCAATTTTAATGATAGCAAAAGTTATTGTTCAGCAATTTATTGAATTTCGACATACCTAG
- a CDS encoding ATP-dependent RecD-like DNA helicase translates to MTDYIMSEDQNIPLFAKGTVLTTIFQNAAEHFSIIRVQIDDTNLDYDDKEIIVKGYFDTLQEQTAYCFYGELEKHPRYGTQLKVHSYETIIPSSRDGLISYLSSDLFYGVGKRTAERIVDKLGEQAISKILDNDDALMGIKGLSKETAERLSNRLKENQGFEHVAVHLATYGIGLKMAQVIYQTYKDEAIELLKQDPYQFVFDIEGFGFRTADQIATQQGIAGTHESRIGAGVIFVLQQAIQSGHVYIPLRLCLEEVVDLLRIATSDIEIVTEVFNQLNAAKKIIVIDEKVYLPSLYYAEDGFAANLKRIIDKPLEENIPMAEMLKIIGSIEEEEVLSYGKEQFDAINHAIHSKLMILTGGPGTGKTTVIKGILKAYAALQKVSLDLKDYKNKSDFPFVLTAPTGRAAKRMTESTGIPAVTIHRLLGWNGIGSFEKDEHDQIDGKLLIVDEFSMVDIWLANHLFKAIPADMQVLLVGDEDQLPSVGPGQVLTDLMHSNLLPTVSLQEVYRQKEGSKIIQLAHDIKQDNCTTSSLSNDRDFSFISCREPQMIEVISSIMKKAKAKGIDLNNIQILAPMYRSQAGINIINQELQKLINPSTEKRREIHYQDVIYRVGDRVIQLVNQPEDGVYNGDIGEIVAIFKPEENTEHEEQIVIAFEDKEVVYIRKDYNNFTHAFCISIHKSQGSEFPIVLLPVVYAHHRMLRKNLLYTAITRSKESLIICGEQSAFIKGVNTKDTNQRNTSLKDALVSRIENESIKKDIKQDDEEVSPYDFM, encoded by the coding sequence ATGACAGATTATATTATGTCTGAAGATCAAAATATACCTTTATTTGCCAAAGGTACCGTTCTTACTACAATATTTCAAAATGCAGCCGAACATTTTTCGATTATTCGTGTCCAGATAGATGATACGAATCTAGATTATGATGATAAAGAAATTATTGTAAAAGGTTATTTTGATACCCTTCAAGAACAGACGGCTTACTGTTTTTATGGTGAATTAGAAAAACATCCGAGGTATGGGACACAACTAAAGGTTCATTCTTATGAAACAATAATACCAAGTTCAAGAGATGGTTTGATAAGTTATTTATCAAGCGATCTCTTTTATGGCGTTGGAAAAAGAACTGCAGAGAGAATTGTAGATAAACTCGGTGAGCAGGCAATATCAAAGATTTTAGATAATGATGACGCTTTAATGGGAATTAAAGGTTTATCTAAAGAGACAGCTGAACGACTGTCGAATAGACTTAAAGAAAATCAAGGATTTGAACATGTTGCTGTTCATTTAGCAACATATGGTATTGGCTTAAAAATGGCTCAAGTTATTTATCAAACGTATAAGGATGAAGCCATAGAATTATTAAAGCAAGACCCATATCAATTTGTATTTGATATTGAAGGATTTGGCTTTCGAACAGCCGATCAAATAGCAACGCAACAAGGTATAGCTGGAACTCATGAAAGTAGGATTGGAGCAGGGGTTATCTTTGTTTTACAGCAAGCTATTCAATCTGGCCATGTATACATACCTTTACGATTGTGTTTGGAAGAAGTTGTAGATTTATTACGTATTGCTACAAGTGATATAGAGATTGTCACTGAAGTTTTTAATCAATTAAATGCGGCAAAGAAAATCATCGTCATTGATGAAAAAGTATATCTACCTTCTCTTTACTATGCAGAAGATGGCTTTGCTGCAAACCTAAAGCGAATTATAGATAAGCCACTGGAAGAAAATATCCCTATGGCAGAAATGTTAAAAATTATTGGTTCTATTGAAGAAGAAGAAGTATTAAGTTACGGAAAAGAACAGTTTGATGCTATTAATCATGCAATCCATTCAAAATTAATGATTTTAACCGGAGGTCCTGGCACGGGAAAAACCACCGTAATAAAAGGGATCCTAAAAGCGTATGCGGCTTTGCAAAAAGTATCGTTAGACCTAAAAGATTATAAGAATAAGTCAGATTTTCCTTTTGTGCTCACAGCTCCTACAGGAAGAGCAGCCAAGCGAATGACAGAATCTACAGGAATTCCTGCAGTAACCATTCATCGGTTATTAGGTTGGAATGGGATTGGTAGCTTTGAAAAAGATGAGCATGACCAAATAGATGGAAAGTTATTAATAGTGGATGAATTTTCTATGGTTGATATATGGTTAGCAAATCATTTGTTCAAAGCTATTCCGGCGGATATGCAGGTGTTATTAGTAGGTGATGAAGATCAACTTCCTTCTGTAGGGCCGGGACAAGTTTTAACGGACCTTATGCATAGTAACTTGTTACCGACAGTCTCTCTACAAGAGGTATACCGGCAAAAAGAAGGCTCAAAAATCATTCAGTTAGCTCATGATATTAAACAAGATAATTGTACAACATCGTCTTTATCCAATGATCGAGATTTTAGCTTTATTTCATGTAGAGAGCCTCAAATGATAGAAGTTATATCTTCCATTATGAAAAAGGCAAAAGCAAAAGGAATAGATTTGAATAACATTCAAATCTTAGCTCCGATGTATCGTTCTCAAGCAGGTATTAATATCATCAACCAGGAACTGCAAAAATTGATAAATCCATCAACTGAGAAGCGTAGAGAGATTCATTATCAAGATGTCATTTACCGTGTTGGCGATCGAGTTATTCAACTTGTCAATCAACCTGAAGATGGCGTTTATAATGGTGATATTGGCGAGATTGTTGCGATATTTAAACCAGAAGAAAACACCGAACATGAAGAACAAATTGTCATTGCTTTTGAAGATAAAGAAGTTGTTTATATTCGTAAGGACTATAATAATTTCACACATGCCTTTTGTATTTCGATTCATAAATCGCAAGGAAGCGAATTTCCAATTGTACTCTTACCGGTTGTATATGCACACCATCGTATGTTGAGAAAAAATTTATTGTATACAGCGATAACGAGAAGTAAAGAATCGTTGATAATATGTGGGGAACAATCCGCATTTATTAAAGGTGTAAATACCAAAGATACAAATCAACGTAATACTTCATTAAAAGATGCTTTAGTCTCACGAATAGAAAATGAATCTATAAAAAAAGACATCAAACAAGACGATGAAGAAGTTTCCCCATATGACTTTATGTAA
- a CDS encoding tetratricopeptide repeat protein, whose translation MDKNQQAISLMKENKYQEAAALFNEVIEQNPGDPTGYINFGNLLLQLNETERAKRFFEKAIDLDENAATAYYALGNLYFDKELFSNAQQYFKQAIENGLEESDAYFMLGMSFKNDEQIKFSLPYLLRATELSNNDETILFQYGLALAQLEYLEEAEKTFHQVLKLNEDHSDAYYNLGVISLFHDNADEAMSYFEQALEIQPDHVLAANGKKTVLAFLEDQE comes from the coding sequence ATGGACAAGAATCAACAAGCAATTAGTTTAATGAAAGAGAATAAATATCAAGAAGCAGCAGCTCTTTTTAATGAAGTAATTGAACAAAATCCAGGAGATCCAACTGGTTATATAAATTTTGGGAATTTATTACTCCAATTAAATGAAACCGAGCGCGCAAAACGTTTTTTTGAAAAAGCCATTGACTTAGATGAAAATGCTGCGACTGCTTATTACGCATTAGGGAATCTATATTTTGATAAAGAATTGTTCTCTAATGCACAGCAGTATTTTAAACAAGCAATTGAAAATGGTTTGGAAGAAAGTGATGCTTACTTTATGCTAGGAATGAGTTTTAAAAATGATGAACAAATCAAATTTTCTTTACCTTATTTATTGCGTGCAACGGAGCTCTCTAATAATGATGAAACAATACTATTCCAATATGGGCTTGCTCTTGCCCAATTAGAGTATTTAGAGGAAGCCGAAAAAACATTCCATCAAGTTTTAAAGTTAAATGAAGATCATAGTGATGCTTATTATAATTTAGGTGTTATTTCGCTGTTCCATGATAATGCTGATGAGGCAATGAGCTATTTTGAACAGGCGTTGGAAATTCAACCTGATCATGTGCTGGCTGCAAATGGTAAGAAAACGGTATTGGCATTTTTAGAAGATCAGGAGTAA
- the mnmA gene encoding tRNA 2-thiouridine(34) synthase MnmA codes for MKNNKNTRVVVGMSGGVDSSVAALLLKQQGYDVVGIFMKNWDDTDEFGVCTATEDFDDVVRVCNQLDIPYYSVNFEKQYWDKVFTYFLDEYKAGRTPNPDVMCNKEIKFKAFLDHALALGADYLATGHYAQVHRDNDGRVQMLRGNDDNKDQTYFLNQLSEDVLKKVMFPLGHLPKSEVRKIAKEHGLVTAEKKDSTGICFIGERNFKEFLSEYLPAQPGEMQTLDGSIKGTHDGLMYYTLGQRQGLGIGGSGDPWFVVGKNLSDNILYVGQGYENDYLYSNALIATDINWIQPDKISDSFTCTAKFRYRQQDSEVNVTIKSDNQVYVAYKEDQRAITPGQAVVFYDGDVCLGGGTIDTIIKNDHKLDYVG; via the coding sequence ATGAAAAATAACAAAAATACACGTGTAGTTGTTGGAATGAGCGGAGGAGTCGATTCATCTGTAGCTGCTTTATTACTTAAACAACAAGGCTATGATGTTGTAGGTATCTTCATGAAAAATTGGGATGATACCGATGAATTTGGTGTATGTACAGCTACGGAAGATTTTGACGATGTAGTACGTGTATGTAATCAACTAGACATTCCGTACTACTCAGTTAACTTTGAAAAACAATATTGGGATAAAGTATTTACGTACTTTTTAGATGAATATAAGGCAGGAAGAACACCAAATCCAGATGTTATGTGTAATAAAGAGATAAAATTCAAAGCATTTTTAGACCATGCATTGGCTCTAGGAGCAGATTATTTAGCAACTGGACATTATGCACAAGTTCATCGTGATAATGATGGTCGTGTTCAAATGTTAAGAGGTAATGATGATAATAAAGATCAAACGTACTTTTTAAACCAATTGTCTGAAGATGTACTGAAAAAAGTGATGTTTCCATTGGGACATTTACCTAAATCAGAAGTTCGTAAAATTGCCAAAGAACATGGTTTAGTTACGGCAGAGAAAAAAGATTCTACGGGTATTTGTTTTATAGGTGAACGAAATTTTAAAGAATTTCTAAGTGAATATCTACCTGCACAACCAGGCGAAATGCAAACGCTAGATGGTAGCATTAAAGGTACTCACGATGGTTTAATGTACTACACACTTGGTCAACGACAAGGTCTTGGAATCGGTGGTTCTGGGGATCCTTGGTTTGTAGTCGGTAAAAATTTATCTGATAATATTTTATATGTTGGTCAAGGATATGAGAATGATTATTTGTATTCGAATGCACTTATTGCTACAGATATTAATTGGATTCAACCTGACAAAATTTCTGATTCCTTTACATGTACCGCAAAATTCCGCTATCGTCAACAAGATAGTGAAGTAAATGTAACTATCAAATCAGATAACCAAGTATATGTAGCATATAAAGAAGACCAACGGGCAATCACTCCAGGACAAGCTGTAGTATTCTATGACGGTGACGTATGCCTTGGTGGAGGAACTATTGATACAATTATTAAAAATGACCATAAATTAGATTATGTAGGATAA
- a CDS encoding cysteine desulfurase family protein → MQPIYLDHAATTPIADEVVQAMLPIYQDVVGNASSVHSFGRKARQHLDEARRFLAQSIHAIEKEIIFTSGGTEADNLALIGTAKANMHKGRHIITTVQEHHATLHTAEELEKQGFTVSYLPVDDTGRVNIEDLEQTLTDETILVSIMFVNNETGVIQPIEEIGKLLQSHQAYFHTDAVQAYGLLDINVDELGIDLLTTSAHKINGPKGIGFLYAREGIAINALSYGGEQERKRRAGTENIPGVVGFQKAVELSMQNRNERLKLYQSYKQILLQTLTEKNILFSINGDKDHTIPSIINISFDGVNVEAMLTNFDLDGVAASSGSACTAGSVEPSHVLAAMYGEGNPITTNSIRFSFGSMNSAENIQEASNRIVKVVNRLLK, encoded by the coding sequence ATGCAACCAATATATTTAGATCATGCTGCTACTACACCAATTGCCGATGAAGTTGTACAAGCAATGTTACCAATTTATCAGGATGTTGTAGGAAATGCTTCAAGTGTTCATTCATTTGGGAGAAAAGCTAGGCAACATTTAGATGAAGCGAGAAGATTTCTTGCACAATCTATTCATGCAATAGAAAAAGAAATAATCTTTACAAGTGGTGGAACGGAAGCCGATAATTTAGCATTAATTGGAACTGCAAAAGCAAATATGCACAAGGGTAGGCATATTATTACCACTGTACAAGAACATCATGCTACACTTCATACGGCAGAAGAACTTGAAAAACAAGGTTTTACAGTTTCTTATTTACCTGTAGATGATACAGGACGAGTTAATATAGAAGATTTAGAACAAACTTTAACGGATGAGACAATTCTTGTATCAATAATGTTTGTAAATAATGAAACAGGTGTGATTCAACCAATTGAAGAGATAGGTAAGCTATTACAATCACACCAAGCATATTTTCATACTGATGCAGTGCAAGCGTATGGCTTATTAGATATTAATGTTGATGAATTGGGAATTGACTTATTAACAACCTCTGCTCACAAGATCAATGGACCAAAAGGAATCGGATTTCTCTATGCAAGAGAAGGAATAGCTATTAACGCCTTGTCATATGGTGGTGAACAAGAGCGTAAACGTCGTGCTGGTACTGAAAACATTCCTGGAGTCGTCGGATTTCAAAAAGCAGTTGAATTGTCAATGCAAAATAGGAACGAGAGATTGAAACTTTACCAATCCTATAAACAAATTCTTCTCCAAACATTAACTGAAAAAAATATATTATTTTCAATTAATGGAGATAAAGATCATACAATCCCATCGATTATCAATATTAGTTTTGATGGAGTCAATGTAGAAGCTATGTTAACTAATTTTGATCTTGATGGTGTTGCCGCATCTAGTGGAAGTGCATGTACGGCTGGAAGTGTAGAGCCTTCTCATGTATTAGCAGCAATGTATGGTGAAGGAAATCCAATTACTACGAATTCCATTCGATTTAGTTTTGGTAGTATGAATTCAGCGGAAAATATACAAGAAGCAAGTAATCGAATCGTAAAAGTTGTGAATAGATTATTAAAATAA
- the cymR gene encoding cysteine metabolism transcriptional regulator CymR has translation MKISTKGRYGLTIMIELALHYGEGPTSLKMIANENNLSEHYLEQLASPLRNAGLVKSVRGAYGGYMLSREPKLITASDVLRVLEGPLTIVEGMEEEKPAQQSLWLSIRDAVKDVLDHTTLQDLVDHENDEPRDAYMFYI, from the coding sequence ATGAAGATTTCAACAAAAGGTAGATACGGGTTAACAATTATGATTGAGTTAGCACTTCACTACGGAGAAGGTCCAACTTCTTTGAAAATGATTGCAAATGAAAATAATCTTTCCGAGCATTACTTGGAGCAGTTAGCTTCTCCTTTGAGAAATGCAGGTTTAGTGAAGAGTGTGCGTGGAGCTTATGGCGGATATATGTTATCTAGAGAGCCAAAATTGATAACAGCAAGTGATGTCCTTAGAGTTCTTGAAGGTCCATTAACAATTGTAGAAGGCATGGAAGAAGAAAAACCAGCACAACAGTCCTTATGGTTAAGCATACGAGACGCAGTTAAAGATGTTTTAGATCATACTACATTACAAGATTTAGTAGATCATGAAAATGATGAACCACGCGATGCGTATATGTTTTATATTTAA
- a CDS encoding replication-associated recombination protein A, which yields MNYHQPLAYRMRPKNIDEIIGQEHLVGQGKIIDRMVKAKMLSSMILFGPPGTGKTSMAYALANSVGLPLKILNAVTDKKKDMEIVVEEAKMRGQMVLILDEVHRLDKAKQDFLLPHLESNLLTLIGCTTSNPYHSINPAIRSRCHLFELHGLTIENVKTALHRAILQHNETSQYDINIEEDGLEHLALAANGDLRSSLNGLELAISSTPPTEAGVIEITLDIAEECMQKKSFSHDKDGDAHYDVLSAFQKSIRGSDVDAALHYLSRLIEAGDLDSIARRMIVIAYEDIGLANPQAGPRAVAAVQAAERLGFPEARIPLANVVVELALSPKSNTAYKALDAALSDIRTGRSGDVPAHLKDSHYKGAEKLGRGQEYLYPHNYPGAWVDQQYLPDSIKNRIYYSPKDTGKFEKALKQVYEKIQRDRKN from the coding sequence ATGAATTATCATCAACCGCTCGCATATCGCATGCGTCCGAAAAACATAGATGAAATTATAGGACAAGAACACCTTGTTGGTCAAGGGAAAATAATTGATAGGATGGTAAAAGCAAAGATGCTATCATCCATGATTCTTTTTGGACCACCAGGGACGGGAAAAACTTCTATGGCTTACGCTCTAGCAAATAGTGTCGGCCTACCTTTAAAAATATTAAATGCTGTAACTGATAAAAAGAAAGATATGGAAATAGTCGTAGAAGAAGCAAAAATGAGAGGGCAAATGGTACTTATTCTTGATGAAGTTCATCGACTAGATAAAGCCAAACAAGATTTTCTACTCCCTCATTTAGAAAGCAACCTACTAACCTTGATTGGTTGTACCACGAGTAATCCATATCACTCTATTAATCCTGCAATACGCAGCCGCTGTCATTTATTCGAACTGCACGGTTTAACGATTGAGAATGTGAAAACTGCGTTACATCGTGCAATATTACAACACAATGAAACATCTCAATATGATATTAATATAGAGGAAGATGGACTTGAACATCTAGCTTTAGCAGCAAATGGAGATTTACGATCATCCTTAAACGGATTAGAGTTAGCGATAAGTTCAACTCCACCAACGGAAGCTGGTGTAATTGAGATAACATTAGATATTGCGGAAGAGTGTATGCAAAAAAAATCCTTTTCACATGATAAAGATGGGGATGCACATTACGATGTTTTATCCGCCTTTCAAAAGTCAATCCGTGGTAGTGATGTAGATGCAGCACTACATTATTTAAGCCGCTTAATTGAGGCAGGAGACCTCGATAGTATTGCAAGACGGATGATCGTTATTGCATATGAAGATATCGGGCTTGCTAACCCTCAAGCAGGTCCAAGAGCTGTAGCTGCTGTACAGGCTGCAGAACGATTAGGTTTTCCAGAGGCTCGAATACCACTTGCAAATGTCGTTGTAGAACTTGCATTATCTCCAAAATCGAACACAGCCTATAAAGCATTAGACGCAGCATTGAGTGATATAAGAACTGGCAGAAGTGGAGATGTCCCTGCTCATCTTAAAGATTCTCATTATAAGGGAGCAGAAAAATTAGGAAGAGGACAAGAATATTTATATCCTCATAATTATCCTGGTGCCTGGGTAGATCAACAATATCTCCCTGACTCTATCAAAAACCGAATCTATTATTCACCAAAAGATACAGGTAAGTTTGAAAAAGCACTAAAACAAGTATATGAAAAAATTCAACGAGATAGGAAGAATTAA